The following coding sequences lie in one Fusarium poae strain DAOMC 252244 chromosome 1, whole genome shotgun sequence genomic window:
- a CDS encoding hypothetical protein (TransMembrane:9 (i135-154o174-194i214-235o241-262i411-431o467-490i541-563o569-586i598-620o)~BUSCO:16348at5125) — MSSSIETLPNGNGHAGEHDHVLRPRPRKPKHSQVSDVVRMTASDGEHLMPDNASTGSASGLTRYKDRTSNEPELIVYSGRSTPVPDNAPPSVKSLSTARKQVRAEQRRRIFPTIEFASRVSHFDPESDYRDFHGFFNLFWIGLAIMGITSMLRNLKDTGFPLRVHIWGLFTVKLWHLAIADFFMVATTAVSLPLNRAARKAKPGSFLDWDRGGIAIQSIYQVAWLTLWIIVPFYFEWTWTSQVFFLLHTMVLLMKMHSYAFYNGHLSQTEKRLHALDNPFSPHDRRPAYQYPGTDLPTSVTKGESISTSAKKRRRQRQKKQEAKQNGTNGHKSNDEEPINHDLLAPSPVASPNNSADEVDELREDLARELTSPIGNVTYPNNLTWSNYTDYIFCPTLCYEIEYPRTSRINWINLISKIIATFGCIFLLTIISEDFILPVLLDASERLDAVPAVSSVSEKLLILAETISWLLFPFMITFLLVFLVIFEYVLGAFAEITFFADRHFYSDWWNSTDWMEFSREWNIPVYSFLRRHVYSASRPRIGRGAATALTFLISAFGHEIVMACITKKFRGYGFVCQMLQLPIVMLQRTRWVRGKKTLNNVCFWASMVLGLSMICALYVLV, encoded by the exons ATGAGCTCTTCGATAGAGACTCTTCCTAACGGAAATGGCCATGCGGGCGAACATGACCATGTCCTTCGTCCTCGGCCGCGCAAACCGAAGCATTCACAAGTCTCTGATGTTGTCCGTATGACAGCAAGTGATGGTGAACACCTAATGCCCGACAACGCCAGCACAGGTTCAGCAAGTGGTTTGACTAGGTACAAAGACCGAACTTCCAACGAGCCCGAGCTAATTGTTTACAGCGGTCGTTCTACACCCGTCCCGGATAATGCGCCTCCATCTGTCAAATCCCTTTCTACCGCTCGAAAACAAGTTCGCGCCGAGCAACGCCGCCGTATATTTCCCACGATCGAATTCGCCTCACGCGTGAGTCACTTCGACCCCGAGAGTGATTATAGAGACTTCCATGGCTTCTTCAACTTGTTCTGGATTGGTCTTGCCATTATGGGCATTACTTCCATGTTGCGCAATCTTAAAGATACTGGCTTTCCTCTGAGAGTGCATATTTGGGGTCTTTTTACCGTCAAGCTCTGGCATCTTGCCATTGCTGATTTTTTCATGGTTGCGACAACTGCCGTCAGTCTACCTCTGAATCGCGCGGCGAGGAAAGCCAAGCCAGGCAGCTTTCTGGACTGGGATCGAGGTGGAATCGCTATTCAGAGTATTTATCAGGTTGCTTGGCTTACTCTTTGGATCATTGTCCCTTTCTACTTTGAGTGGACGTGGACCTCCCAGGTGTTCTTCCTCCTTCATACCATGGTCCTTCTGATGAAGATGCACTCTTATGCTTTTTACAATGGACACCTATCGCAAACAGAGAAGCGACTGCACGCTCTCGACAACCCGTTCTCGCCTCACGACCGACGTCCAGCTTATCAATATCCTGGCACCGATTTGCCTACCAGCGTCACAAAGGGAGAATCTATTAGCACCAGCGCGAAGAAGCGCCGCCGACAACGCCAGAAGAAGCAAGAAGCCAAGCAAAATGGTACCAACGGTCACAAGAGCAATGACGAGGAACCTATCAACCATGATCTCCTAGCTCCCAGCCCTGTCGCCAGCCCCAACAACAGTGCCGATGAAGTTGACGAGTTGCGAGAAGACCTTGCCCGCGAGCTTACGAGTCCCATTGGCAATGTCACTTACCCAAACAACTTGACTTGGTCCAACTACACGGATTACATATTCTGCCCGACGCTCTGTTACGAGATTGAATACCCTCGAACATCGCGCATCAACTGGATTAATCTAATCTCAAAGATTATTGCCACGTTTGGCTGCATCTTTCTCTTGACCATTATTTCCGAAGACTTCATCTTGCCTGTCCTTTTGGATGCCTCGGAACGGCTCGATGCTGTACCGGCAGTATCCTCCGTGTCTGAGAAGCTTCTCATCTTGGCCGAGACCATCTCATGGcttcttttccctttcatGATTACATTCCTACTCGTTTTCCTTGTGATTTTCGAATATGTTCTTGGTGCTTTCGCCGAAATCACCTTTTTCGCTGACCGACACTTTTACTCTGACTGGTGGAACTCAACAGACTGGATGGAGTTCTCTCGTGAATGGAATATTCCTGTCTACAGCTTTCTCCGGCGTCACGTTTATAGCGCTTCCCGACCTCGAATTGGTAGAGGTGCTGCCACTGCGCTTACTTTCCTTATCTCGGCATTTGGCCATGAGATCGTCATGGCCTGTATTACAAAGAAGTTCCGTGGATACGGCTTTGTCTGCCAAATGCTTCAGCTACCCATTGTCATGCTTCAGCGTACAAGATGGGTTCGTGGCAAGAAGACTTTGAACAATGTCTGTTTCTGGGCTTCAATGGTTCTTGGTCTCAGCATG ATTTGTGCTCTCTACGTCCTTGTGTAG
- a CDS encoding hypothetical protein (TransMembrane:6 (i32-51o84-106i118-137o199-218i230-252o258-276i)), with translation MPLLPRINPDVAATPESKRATLKTFLRKWLKVNYQDLLCMAFVGALAYGIYHSPVIITRTFPITFDATSGDIVYPQWAYPDRGWIIPAWLSGLISIALPIITYIVAQIQIKSVWDASNAIIGTVWSVTLASLFQVTLKQLVGGFRPYFLDVCMPDVSLAKTHNKSGLNGVGFYQIMYTTEICTQPDQSRIQNAITSFPSGHTTAAFAGFGFLFLWLNAKLKVWADHKPAFWKLLLTFIPVLAAVLIAGSLTIDAAHNWYDILGGGFIGTIMAFASYRSTYASVWDWRFNHLPLQETESFRYGFDGDLDYAAQTLSMAAGWGGKKVRLPESSSGPAISTESTLRSGAEEIENLDANTRRKRRGPVGEEAV, from the exons ATGCCTCTCCTTCCACGAATCAACCCGGATGTGGCCGCAACGCCTGAATCCAAGAGAGCGACACTCAAGACCTTTTTGCGAAAATGGTTAAAAGTGAACTACCAAGATCTGCTTTGCATGGCCTTTGTTGGTGCTCTTGCTTATGGT ATCTACCACTCTCCCGTCATCATTACACGAACATTCCCAATCACTTTCGATGCGACGTCCGGCGATATCGTCTACCCCCAGTGGGCCTACCCTGACCGTGGTTGGATTATTCCTGCGTGGCTCTCTGGCCTGATCTCTATCGCCTTGCCCATTATTACCTACATCGTTGCTCAGATCCAGATCAAGTCAGTTTGGGATGCGAGTAATGCTATAATCGGGACAGTTTGGTCCGTAACTCTGGCGTCGCTCTTCCAGGTTACTCTCAAACAACTCGTGGGCGGTTTCAGACCTTACTTTCTCGATGTTTGCATGCCCGACGTCTCGCTCGCAAAGACGCACAACAAATCTGGCCTGAATGGAGTTGGCTTCTACCAGATCATGTACACCACAGAGATCTGTACGCAGCCCGACCAGTCAAGGATCCAAAACGCCATCACGTCGTTTCCGAGTGGACATACAACCGCCGCATTTGCCGGATTtggttttcttttcttgtgGCTTAACGCAAAGCTCAAGGTCTGGGCAGATCACAAGCCCGCGTTCTGGAAGCTGTTGCTCACTTTCATACCTGTCTTGGCGGCAGTTCTCATCGCTGGCTCTCTCACCATCGATGCTGCGCACAACTGGTACGATATCTTGGGAGGAGGTTTCATCGGCACGATCATGGCATTTGCTAGCTACCGCTCTACCTACGCTTCAGTTTGGGATTGGCGTTTCAATCATCTCCCACTTCAAGAGACGGAATCTTTTCGATATGGCTTTGATGGAGACTTGGATTATGCAGCGCAAACGCTATCCATGGCTGCTGGATGGGGAGGCAAAAAGGTTAGGTTGCCTGAAAGCTCGAGCGGTCCTGCTATTAGCACCGAGTCTACCCTCCGTAGTGGCGCTGAGGAGATAGAGAACTTGGATGCAAACACTAGGAGGAAGCGAAGGGGACCTGTGGGCGAAGAGGCTGTTTAG
- a CDS encoding hypothetical protein (SECRETED:SignalP(1-16)) codes for MIIPTSLLALAGVGFAALEPRQIMHQARHQPSFITSRDLSDTKNPCKLISQTYEEANPEKGDPVILAIPPSVGIACLKSVPLDKKRDLELLDYLEPLIGFQSTLEILADPPEEHLFPGVDVLGGFDTIRSKLENSKYKTQYEVMTDLRSIFAAAYDGHFDYPPALLNAFMYVRRGIDFESVSSNGIRLPYIFSRIDSDRGNHGLLDYTPSAVKSIDGTPVVEWLEEDASRLTAGAQDPDAQYNALFSSAPRKAVGSSASTLITQYEIPDTYIIEFHNGTKKVVQNEIIVLPAIDFSGIESGEDFHQYIEIMPANTTSEEPTNERRSTQESSKSIPGYPIPIAKHSANSVAAYFLDGKGYEDTAVLSILSFVPIGLDLANPPAGFSLEKFILEGQAVVLELIRKAKAAGRDKLIIDMSANGGGSVILAHSIYRLLFPDGKFTGWDRYRANAALEAASEADYDNLVASFITRSEYYPVGVDGKAIETGKDFFGPYTVKGENVTAAFQTNKTVPWGSTIPAYLNGFDPETKPVVEKAPWKPEDILIVTDGICASACGILTGLLTRNYGIRTLALGGRPLNQAMQAMGGVKGTLLNFNQDIVSAVAQVQAGASDKEALSILNDASASLPSLSNPPLLPLPNAGRVNSLNGYTEDNLKGYPVQFRYEAANCRLFYTQLMSASPTAVWRRARGVAWNQEPCVSGSTTGKSEMIGDKTLKYDSRVRSRASTIKGPGMLKR; via the exons ATGATTATTCCCACCTCTCTGTTGGCCCTTGCCGGGGTCGGCTTTGCTGCCCTGGAGCCTAGACAGATCATGCACCAGGCGAGGCATCAGCCCTCTTTCATTACATCTCGCGACCTTTCAGATACGAAAAACCCTTGCAAACTTATAAGTCAGACCTACGAGGAGGCGAACCCTGAAAAGGGAGATCCTGTCATTCTAGCTATTCCTCCATCAGTCGGCATTGCCTGCCTCAAGTCTGTTCCCCTGGACAAGAAGAGAGACCTGGAGCTACTCGATTACCTTGAGCCTCTCATCGGGTTTCAAAGCACACTCGAGATTCTTGCTGATCCCCCAGAAGAACATTTGTTTCCTGGTGTCGATGTCTTGGGTGGATTTGATACCATTCGCAGCAAGTTGGAGAACAGCAAGTACAAGACACAATATGAAGTCATGACTGATCTACGGAGTATT TTTGCCGCTGCCTATGATGGCCATTTCGACTACCCCCCGGCGCTTCTCAATGCCTTTATGTATGTCCGACGAGGCATCGACTTTGAGTCCGTCTCTTCCAACGGTATCCGTTTACCCTACATCTTCTCCCGTATCGATTCAGACCGTGGCAACCACGGCCTTCTTGACTACACCCCTTCAGCTGTCAAGAGCATCGACGGCACCCCGGTTGTAGAGTGGCTCGAGGAGGATGCCTCTCGTCTTACAGCCGGCGCCCAAGATCCTGATGCTCAGTATAATGCTCTATTTTCATCCGCCCCCCGCAAAGCTGTTGGCTCATCCGCAAGCACACTCATCACTCAGTATGAGATCCCCGATACATATATCATTGAATTTCATAACGGCACCAAAAAGGTGGTTCAAAACGAGATCATCGTCCTGCCTGCAATCGATTTCTCTGGGATCGAGTCTGGCGAGGACTTCCACCAGTACATCGAAATCATGCCTGCCAACACGACATCCGAAGAGCCTACCAATGAACGCCGCTCAACCCAAGAGTCATCCAAGTCCATCCCTGGGTACCCCATCCCCATTGCCAAGCATTCAGCCAATTCTGTAGCCGCATACTTCCTCGACGGAAAGGGTTATGAAGATACTGCTGTTCTCTCCATTTTGAGCTTTGTCCCTATTGGACTTGACCTCGCCAACCCCCCTGCTGGCTTCAGTCTGGAAAAGTTTATCCTTGAGGGGCAAGCTGTGGTACTCGAACTCATCCGCAAGGCCAAAGCAGCTGGCCGTGATAAACTGATCATCGACATGTCTGCCAACGGTGGCGGATCGGTCATCTTGGCACACTCAATCTATCGTCTGTTGTTTCCAGATGGCAAGTTTACCGGCTGGGATCGATATCGCGCCAACGCTGCTCTCGAGGCAGCTTCCGAAGCCGACTATGATAATCTCGTCGCATCTTTTATCACAAGATCAGAGTACTACCCTGTGGGCGTCGATGGCAAAGCCATTGAAACCGGCAAAGACTTTTTCGGTCCCTACACAGTCAAAGGCGAGAACGTAACTGCGGCTTTCCAGACCAACAAGACTGTCCCTTGGGGGTCTACTATCCCTGCCTACCTCAACGGCTTCGACCCTGAAACGAAGCCCGTCGTGGAGAAAGCCCCTTGGAAGCCTGAGGATATACTCATTGTCACTGATGGCATTTGCGCATCAGCCTGTGGTATCCTGACTGGTCTTCTCACGCGCAACTATGGCATTCGTACGCTTGCTCTTGGCGGTCGCCCTCTCAATCAAGCTATGCAAGCCATGGGTGGCGTCAAGGGGACTTTGCTCAACTTTAACCAGGACATTGTCAGCGCAGTGGCTCAAGTTCAAGCTGGCGCAAGTGACAAGGAAGCACTCTCCATCCTCAACGACGCTTCTGCCTCACTCCCCAGCTTGTCAAACCCACCTCTTCTACCCCTACCCAACGCTGGTAGAGTCAACTCGCTCAACGGTTATACTGAGGATAACCTCAAAGGATATCCAGTGCAGTTTCGATATGAAGCAGCCAACTGCCGTCTGTTTTATACACAACTCATGTCGGCTTCGCCGACTGCCGTTTGGAGACGTGCTAGAGGTGTAGCATGGAATCAAGAGCCCTGTGTCTCGGGCTCTACCACGGGCAAGAGTGAAATGATTGGCGACAAGACTCTCAAGTATGACTCGAGAGTTCGAAGTCGAGCAAGCACCATCAAGGGTCCTGGTATGTTGAAGAGGTGA